The proteins below come from a single Cervus elaphus chromosome 4, mCerEla1.1, whole genome shotgun sequence genomic window:
- the PRODH2 gene encoding hydroxyproline dehydrogenase — translation MLRTCRMLCSQAGPSPGGWQPLSFDGGAFHLKGTGELTRALLVLRLCAWPPLVTHGLALQAWSRRLLGSRLSGALLRASIYGQFVAGETAEEVRGCVLQLQTLGLRPLLAVPIEEEPDSAVKTGEAWYEGNLSTMLRCVDLSRGLLETPDPMGNALMQLKMTALMSTRLCKELASWVRRPGESLELSPERLAEAMDSGQDLRVSCLNTEQTRHLQASLSRLQRVVQHARAQRVRLLVDAEYTSLNPALSLLVAALATRWNSSREGGPWVWNTYQAYLKDTYEQLRRDAEAADRAGLAFGVKLVRGAYLDKEREMARLQGTEDPTQPDYEATSQSYSRCLELMLTQVSQRGPMCHLMVASHNEDSARQATKRMWELGIPPDGPVCFGQLLGMCDHVSLALGQAGYAVYKSIPYGSLEEVIPYLIRRAQENRSVLRGARREQELLSQELRRRLLGRGLRVSPH, via the exons ATGCTCCGGACCTGTCGTATGCTCTGCTCCCAAGCTGGCCCCTCCCCGGGGGGCTGGCAGCCCCTCAGCTTTGATGGAGGGGCCTTCCACCTCAAGGGCACGGGAGAACTGACCCGGGCTTTGCTGGTGCTACGGCTGTGTGCCTGGCCGCCTCTGGTCACCCACGGCCTGGCG CTCCAAGCCTGGTCTCGGCGACTCCTGGGCTCCCGGCTCTCGGGTGCGCTTCTCCGAGCATCCATCTACGGGCAGTTTGTGGCTGGTGAGACCGCCGAGGAGGTGAGGGGCTGTGTCCTACAGCTCCAGACCCTAGGCCTGCGGCCTCTGCTGGCAGTGCCCATCGAGGAGGAGCCAGACTCGGCTGTCAAGACGGG CGAGGCCTGGTATGAAGGGAACCTCAGCACGATGCTGCGATGCGTGGACCTGTCACGAGGCCTCTTGGAGACACCTGACCCGATGGGGAACGCCCTCATGCAGCTGAAGATGACGGCGCTGATGAGCACTCGGCTCTGT AAGGAGCTCGCCTCATGGGTCCGAAGGCCAGGGGAGTCTTTGGAGCTGAGCCCTGAGAGGCTGGCAGAAGCCATGGACTCTGGACAG gacctccgggtctcctgcctcaacACCGAGCAAACACGACATCTCCAGGCCTCTCTGAGTCGCTTGCAGCGGGTGGTACAG CACGCCCGGGCACAGCGCGTGAGGCTCCTGGTGGATGCCGAGTACACCTCCCTGAACCCAGCACTCTCTCTGCTGGTGGCTGCCCTGGCCACGCGCTGGAACAGCTCCAGGGAAGGCGGGCCCTGGGTGTGGAACACTTACCAGGCCTATCTGAAG GACACCTATGAGCAGCTGAGGCGGGATGCTGAGGCCGCAGACAGGGCTGGCCTGGCCTTTGGAGTGAAGTTGGTACGAGGGGCGTATCTGGACAAGGAGAGAGAGATGGCCCGGCTCCAGGGAACCGAAGATCCCACTCAGCCTGACTATGAGGCTACCAGTCAGAG TTACAGCCGCTGTCTGGAGCTGATGCTGACCCAAGTGTCCCAACGTGGCCCCATGTGCCACCTCATGGTGGCTTCCCACAATGAGGACTCTGCTCGCCAGGCAACCAAGCG CATGTGGGAGCTGGGCATTCCTCCAGATGGGCCAGTCTGCTTTGGACAACTTCTGGGGATGTGTGACCATGTCTCCTTGGCACTGG GGCAGGCTGGCTATGCTGTGTACAAGTCCATCCCCTatggctccctggaggaggtgatccCTTACCTGATCCGGAGGGCCCAGGAGAACCGAAGTGTACTACGGGGTGCCCGCAGGGAACAGGAGCTGCTCAGCCAAGAACTTCGGCGGAGGCTGCTGGGGCGGGGCCTGAGGGTATCCCCCCATTAG
- the NPHS1 gene encoding nephrin → MALRIRIKDALLLLGLLTTGLTQVPIPASAPRGFWALPENLTVVEGAVAELQCGVRAPGSAVQWAKDGLLLGPDPRIPSFPRYRLEGDPAKGEFHLHIEACDLSDDAEYECQVGRSETGPELVSPRVILSILVPPKVLQLTPEAGSTVTWVAGQEYTVSCVSGDAKPAPDITFLLSGQTISGISANVNEGSQQKLFTTEATARVTPQSSDNGQLLVCEGSSPALDTPIKASFTMNILFPPGPPVIEWPGLDEGQVRAGQSLELSCTARGGNPLATLQWLKNGQPVSTAWGTEHAQAVARSLLVMIVRPEDHGARLSCEAYNSVSSGIQERGVTLQVTFPPSAITILGSASQSENKNVTLSCITKSSRPRVLLRWWLGWRQLQPSEETVMDGLHGGHISMSNLTFLARREDNGLTLTCEAFSEAFTKETFKKSLTLNVKYPAQKLWIEGPPEGQRLRAGNRVRLVCLAIGGNPDPSLTWYKDSRTVTEPRPPQEPRRVQLGSVEKSGSIFSRELVLITGPSDNQAKFTCKAGQLSASTQLVVQFPPTNVTILANASTLRPGDALNLTCVSVSSNPPVNLSWDKEGERLEGVAAQPRRAPFKGSAAARSVLLRLSSRDHGHRVTCSAHSSELRETVSAFYRLNVLYPPEFLGEQVLVVTAVEQGEALLPVSVSANPAPEAFNWTFRGYRLSPAGGPRHRILSGGALQLWNVTRADDGLYQLHCQNSEGTAEALVRLDVQYAPTIRALQDPTEVNIGNSVDIVCTVDANPILPGMFNWERLGEEGEDQSLDDMEKISKGSTGRLRIHHAKLTQAGAYQCIVDNGVAPPARGLVRLVVRFAPHVEHPAPLTKVAAAGDSTSSATLHCRARGVPNIIFTWTKNGVPLDLQDPRYTEHTYHQAGVHSSLLTIANVSAAQDYALFTCIATNPLGSDHTNIQLVSISRPDPPSGLKAMSMTPYSVGLEWKPGFDGGLPQRFQIRYEALGTPGFLYMDVLPPQATTFTLTGLQPSTRYRIWLLASNALGDSGLADKGSQISITTPGLDQPSREPDYQLPTEQPAGPSEMPLLPVLLAVGGLLLLSNASCVGGFLWQRRLKRLAEGISEKTETGSEEDRVRNEYEESQWTGDRDTRSSTVSTTDVEPYYHSMRDFSPQLPPMMEEVSYPRGLRALEEENMAFPGHLYDEVERVYAPSRAWGPLYDEVQMDSCDFRWPEDRYEDARGIYDQVAGDLDPMEPDAIPFELRGHLV, encoded by the exons ATGGCTCTGAGGATCCGCATCAAGGATGCACTGCTGCTCCTGGGGCTTCTGACGACAG GCCTGACCCAGGTGCCGATCCCGGCCTCAGCCCCCCGAGGCTTCTGGGCTCTGCCAGAAAACTTGACGGTGGTGGAGGGGGCTGTTGCCGAGCTGCAGTGTGGGGTCCGCGCCCCTGGCAGTGCGGTACAATGGGCCAAGGACGGGCTGCTCCTCGGCCCCGATCCTAGGATCCCCAGTTTCCCACGGTATCGCCTGGAGGGAGATCCTGCTAAAG GTGAATTTCACCTGCATATTGAAGCGTGTGACCTCAGCGACGATGCAGAGTATGAGTGCCAGGTCGGCCGCTCAGAAACAGGCCCTGAGCTCGTGTCTCCCAGAGTGATCCTCTCCATCCTGG TGCCCCCCAAGGTGCTTCAGTTGACCCCTGAGGCAGGGAGCACGGTCACATGGGTAGCTGGGCAGGAGTACACGGTCAGCTGTGTGTCTGGGGATGCCAAGCCAGCACCTGACATCACCTTTCTCTTGA GTGGACAAACAATATCTGGTATCTCTGCTAATGTGAATGAGGGGTCCCAGCAGAAACTCTTCACCACGGAGGCCACAGCCAG GGTGACACCCCAGAGCTCAGATAATGGGCAGTTACTGGTCTGTGAGGGATCCAGCCCAGCTTTGGATACCCCTATCAAGGCTTCATTCACCATGAATATTCTGT TCCCCCCAGGGCCCCCCGTCATCGAATGGCCAGGCCTGGATGAGGGGCAGGTGCGGGCAGGGCAAAGCTTGGAGCTGTCGTGCACCGCCCGAGGGGGGAATCCACTAGCCACACTGCAGTGGCTGAAG AATGGCCAGCCCGTGTCCACAGCGTGGGGCACAGAACATGCTCAGGCGGTGGCCCGCAGCCTCTTAGTGATGATTGTGAGGCCGGAAGACCACGGGGCGAGGCTCAGCTGCGAGGCCTACAACAGCGTATCTTCAGGGATTCAGGAACGCGGGGTCACGCTGCAGGTCACCT TTCCCCCCAGCGCCATTACTATCTTGGGATCTGCGTCCCAGTCTGAGAACAAGAACGTGACACTCTCCTGCATCACCAAGTCCAGTCGCCCGCGGGTCCTCCTGCGATGGTGGCTGGGCTGGCGGCAGCTGCAGCCCAGCGAGGAGACGGTCATGGAC GGCCTGCATGGTGGTCACATCTCCATGTCTAACCTGACATTCCTGGCGCGACGGGAGGACAACGGTCTGACCCTCACGTGTGAGGCCTTTAGCGAGGCCTTCACCAAAGAGACCTTCAAGAAGTCGCTCACCTTAAATGTGAAAT ATCCTGCCCAGAAGCTGTGGATTGAGGGCCCCCCAGAGGGGCAGCGCCTCCGGGCTGGGAACCGGGTGAGGCTGGTGTGTCTGGCCATTGGAGGCAACCCAGACCCTTCCCTCACCTGGTACAAG GACTCGCGCACCGTGACCGAACCGCGGCCGCCCCAGGAACCACGGCGGGTGCAGCTGGGAAGTGTGGAGAAGTCGGGGAGCATCTTCTCCCGAGAGCTGGTGCTGATCACTGGTCCGTCGGACAACCAGGCCAAGTTCACGTGCAAAGCCGGCCAGCTCAGCGCGTCCACGCAGCTCGTGGTGCAGT TCCCCCCGACTAATGTGACGATCCTGGCCAACGCGTCGACGCTACGCCCCGGGGATGCCTTAAACTTGACGTGCGTCAGCGTTAGCAGCAACCCTCCAGTCAACTTGTCGTGGGACAAGGAGGGGGAGAG GCTGGAAGGTGTggccgcccagccccgccgggcTCCATTCAAAGGTTCCGCCGCCGCTAGGAGCGTCCTTCTGAGACTCTCATCCCGCGACCACGGCCACCGCGTGACCTGCAGCGCCCACAGCAGCGAGCTGCGGGAAACCGTGAGCGCCTTCTACCGCCTCAACGTGCTGT ACCCTCCAGAGTTCCTGGGGGAGCAGGTGCTTGTGGTGACCGCGGTGGAGCAGGGCGAGGCACTGCTGCCTGTCTCGGTGTCTGCCAACCCCGCCCCAGAGGCCTTCAACTGGACCTTCCGCGGCTACCGACTCAGCCCAG CTGGCGGCCCTCGGCATCGTATCCTGTCTGGTGGAGCGCTGCAGCTATGGAATGTGACCCGCGCTGACGATGGCCTCTACCAGTTGCACTGTCAGAACTCGGAGGGCACGGCGGAAGCTCTCGTGAGACTGGATGTACAAT ATGCTCCCACCATCCGAGCTCTCCAAGACCCTACTGAGGTGAATATTGGGAATTCTGTGGACATAGTCTGCACTGTGGATGCCAATCCCATCCTTCCTGGAATGTTCAACTGGGAGAGGCTG ggagaagaaggggaggacCAGAGTCTGGATGACATGGAGAAGATATCAAAGGGATCCACAGGGCGTCTTCGTATTCACCATGCCAAGCTGACCCAGGCTGGTGCTTACCAATGCATTGTGGACAATGGGGTGGCACCTCCAGCCCGAGGGCTGGTCCGTCTTGTTGTCAGAT TTGCCCCCCACGTGGAGCATCCTGCTCCCCTAACAAAAGTGGCTGCAGCTGGGGACAGCACTAGTTCTGCCACCCTTCACTGTCGTGCCCGAGGTGTCCCCAACATCATCTTCACTTGGACCAAAAACGGGGTCCCTCTGGATCTCCAGGATCCAAG GTACACAGAGCACACGTACCACCAGGCTGGTGTCCACAGCAGCCTTCTGACCATTGCCAACGTGTCTGCAGCCCAGGACTATGCCCTCTTCACATGCATAGCCACCAACCCCCTCGGCTCAGACCACACCAACATTCAACTCGTCAGCATCA GCCGCCCTGATCCGCCATCAGGACTGAAGGCCATGAGCATGACCCCATATTCAGTGGGGCTGGAGTGGAAGCCTGGCTTTGATGGGGGCTTGCCACAGAGGTTCCAAATCAG GTATGAGGCTCTGGGGACTCCAGGGTTCCTCTACATGGATGTCCTACCACCCCAGGCCACCACCTTCACACTGACTGGGCTGCAGCCTTCTACTCGATACAGGATCTGGTTGCTGGCCAGCAATGCCCTGGGTGACAGCGGACTAGCTGACAAAGGGTCCCAGATCTCGATCACCACCCCAG GTCTAGACCAACCTTCTCGAGAACCTGACTACCAGCTACCCACAGAGCAACCTGCAG GACCCTCAGAGATGCCCTTGCTGCCTGTGCTGCTTGCTGTTGGAGGTCTTTTGCTGCTTTCTAATGCCTCCTGTGTCGGGGGATTCCTCTGGCAGCGGAGACTGAAGCGTCTTGCTGAAG GCATTTCAGAGAAGACAGAGACAGG GTCGGAGGAGGACCGAGTCAGGAATGAATACGAGGAGAGCCAGTGGACTGGAGATCGGGACACTCGCAGCTCCACG GTTAGCACAACAGATGTAGAACCATATTACCACTCCATGAGAGACTTCAGCCCCCAGCTGCCCCCCATGATGGAGGAGGTGTCTTATCCCCGAG GTCTCAGGGCTCTTGAGGAGGAGAATATGGCATTTCCTGGGCACCTGTATGATGAGGTGGAAAGAGTGTATGCTCCATCTCGGGCCTGGGGACCCCTCTATGATGAAGTACAGATG GATTCCTGTGATTTCCGCTGGCCTGAGGACAGATATGAGGATGCAAGAGGAATCTATGATCAGGTGGCAGGAGATCTGGACCCTATGGAACCTGATGCTATACCCTTTGAGCTGAGGGGACATCTGGTGTGA